A region of Necator americanus strain Aroian chromosome I, whole genome shotgun sequence DNA encodes the following proteins:
- a CDS encoding hypothetical protein (NECATOR_CHRI.G2611.T1), with translation MDFDSNDGTIVKKIQENIEELGQQVQHLDSFVARLTESEQCREHFNELAHKAQMLSKETNQLMKQLVQLSNANRSLRIHRERLQNEYIGVLNRLQGCQRRAAQTEKASMRQIRDAAEQDAEASKRMENDANDRDMQIQRQRQQQINLNEFKERQHALQQLEQDIGDVNQIFADLARIVHDQGDMVDSIEANVEHAQIHVEQGATNIQQAVYYNQKARQKKMLLFAFIVILFLIIGLTIYLAR, from the exons ATGGATTTTGATAGCAACGATGGTACGATTGTTAAGAAGATTCAGGAGAACATTGAAGAACTGGGACAGCAAG TACAACATCTGGATTCATTCGTCGCCCGATTGACAGAAAGCGAACAATGTCGTGAGCATTTCAATGAG TTGGCGCACAAGGCTCAGATGTTGTCAAAGGAGACGAATCAGCTGATGAAGCAACTTGTTCAGCTGAGCAATGCTAAT cggTCATTGCGTATTCATCGTGAACGTCTTCAGAATGAATATATAGGTGTTCTGAACCGATTACAAGGTTGTCAACGTCGTGCTGCTCAAACAGAGAAGGCCAGCATGCGTCAG ATTCGTGATGCAGCTGAGCAGGATGCGGAAGCTTCGAAACGTATGGAGAATGATGCAAACGACCGCGATATGCAGATCCAAAGGCAGCGCCAGCAGCAAATtaatttgaatgaattcaAGGAGAGACAGCAT GCTTTGCAACAACTCGAACAAGACATAGGAGATGTAAATCAAATATTTGCCGATTTGGCGCGAATTGTCCACGATCAAGGCGATATGGTTGACAgcattgaagcgaacgtggagCATGCACAAATTCACGTTGAACAG GGTGCGACCAATATCCAACAGGCTGTCTATTACAATCAAAAAGCTCGTCAGAAAAAGATGCTCCTATTCGCCTTCATTGTAATTCTTTTCTTAATAATCGGATTGACTATTTATCTCGCTCGATAG